The sequence CCAACACGGTGGGCGAGCTGTGCGAGGGCACCGCGTCCAACGTCGTGGTCGAGCAGCACGACGAGCTCGTGACGCCCCCGCTGTCGAGCGGCTGCCTGGCCGGCATCACGCGCGAGCTGCTCCTGGAGTGGGGACGGGACGCCGGCCTGCCGGTGCGGGAGGGCCGTCCGGGGGAGCTGACCTACGACGTGCTGGACGACGTCCTCGACGGTCGCGCGCACCTGGCGCTCACGGGGTCGATCCGGACGGTCTCGCCCGTGGTGGAGCTCGACGAGCACCCGGTCGCGGTGGGAGAGCTGACCCGCGCGGCGGTCGAGGTCTACCGCGCCCGCGCGGCCGACGACGTCGACCCGTGAGCGTGGCCGCGGCAGCCCCGCGGCAACGCGAACGACCGGCCCCGTCGGCGATGACGGAACCGGTCGTCAGGTGGTCGGGTCAGGCGGTGAGGAGAGCGGCGATGAACGCCGAGATCTCCGTCTCCATCCGGTCGCTCTCCTCGCCCAGCGGGACGAGGGACTCGGTGGCTGCCAGGAACCGGACGACGGGCTCGGAGGGGGCGGCGAGCAGCGCGCTGCCCTCGACCCCGCTGAGCGACACGAGGGCGTAGTCGGGGTCCTCGTCCCGCCACACCTGGACGTCACCACTTCCGGCAGGCGCGTCGGCCGAGGCGTGCATGCCCATCGAGAGCAGCTCGCGGCCGATCAGCCAGGTCGACATCGTGTGCGGGCCGGTGAAGACCGCGCGCACGGTGTACGGGTCGGAGGTCCGGAAGGACAGCTCGGCACTGACGGGGATGACGCTGGCGTCGCTCCCGATGAGCTGCATGGCGACGACCTCGACGACGTCATACGACGAATGCGTCATCGGGTCCCCCCTCTCGTTGGGCTGTTGGTCCCATCATGGCAGCGGAGGTGCCCGATTGGACCGGTCCGGGACACAGGTTCACCCGCTGGGAGGCCTTGTGACCGCGCCCAGGGGGCCGGTAAGCGCTCCACGGCGCCTCGGGGGCGCGCGGTGACGGACTCGCACGAGTGACCCATGCAGGACGTATCGGTCGCTCGGGGCGACGGCTTGAGCCCTCCGGCGAACTTCTGGCGCGATCCGTGGCGCGGTTTCGCCAATCGGCTCCCGGGCCAGTAGCATCCTCGTCAGCGCCGCCCACGGGTGGCTCGCGGGCGATTGGCTCAGTGGTAGAGCGCCTCGTTCACACCGAGGAGGTCACTGGTTCGAACCCAGTATCGCCCACCCGCGTCGGCCCAGGCCGACCAGCACGTCGCACGGCACGCCACGCAGGCCGGTCCCGGAACGGGGCCGGCCTTCGTCGTCCTCGGGGTCCCGGGGACGCCGGAGCCGATGGGGACGACGGCAGACGACGGCAGGCGACGGCAGGCGACGGCAGAGCAATGCGCGAGGCCGGCGAGCAGGTCACGGGTAGCATCGACGGGTCCCGCCGGACGGCGGGTGCCACCACCGAGGAAGGCCACCACGCCGTGCCCGAGCAGATCGCCCTCACCGTCGACGGAACCGCGACCACGGTGGAGGCCGGGACGACGGGGACGCAGCTGTTCGGCGACCGCAAGGACGTCGTCGTCGTGCGCGTGGACGGCGAGCTCCGCGACCTGGCGCTCCCGCTCCCGGACGGCGCGAAGGTCGTCGAGCCGGTGAGCGTGCACGAGCCCGACGGGCTCGCGGTGCTCCGCCACAGCGCGGCGCACGTCCTCGCGCAGGCGGTCCAGGAGGTGAACCCGTCCGCGCGGCTCGGGATCGGCCCGCCGATCACCGACGGCTTCTACTACGACTTCGACGTCGAGACCCCGTTCACCCCCGAGGACCTGCGCGCGCTCGAGAAGGTCATGAGCCGCATCGTCCGCGAGGGGCAGACCTTCCGTCGCTGGGACGTGACGGAGGCGGAGGCGCGCGAGGTCCTCGCCGACGAGCCGTACAAGCTCGAGCTGATCGGCCTCAAGGGCGACCCGGGCGCGGCCGACGGCGCGGACGTCGAGGTCGGCCTGGGCGGGCTGTCGATCTACCAGAACGTGCGCGGCGCGGGCCGCGAGAGCGAGACCGTGGTCTGGCAGGACCTGTGCCGCGGTCCCCACGTCCCGAGCACCAAGGTGCTCGGCAACGGGTTCCAGCTGACGCGCTCGGCGGCGGCGTACTGGCGCGGCAGCGAGAAGAACCCGCAGCTGCAGCGCGTCTACGGCACCGCGTGGCCCACCAAGGACGAGCTCAAGGCCTACCTCGACCGGGTCGCCGAGGCCGAGCGGCGGGACCACCGCCGCCTGGGCACCGAGCTCGACCTGTTCTCGTTCCCCGACGAGATCGGCTCGGGCCTGTCGGTGTTCCACCCCAAGGGCGGGATCATCCGGATGGAGATGGAGGAGTACTCGCGCCGCCGGCACGTCGAGGCGGGGTACTCGTTCGTCAACACCCCGCACATCACCAAGGAGCGGCTGTACCAGATCAGCGGCCACCTGGACTGGTACGCGGACGGCATGTACCCGCCCATGCAGCTCGACGAGGAGCGCGACGAGGACGGCAACGTCAAGCGGCAGGGGCAGAACTACTACCTCAAGCCGATGAACTGCCCCATGCACAACCTCGTCTACCGCGCCCGCGGCCGCTCCTACCGCGAGCTGCCCCTGCGGCTGTTCGAGTTCGGCACGGTGTACCGGTACGAGAAGTCCGGCGTGGTGCACGGCATGACCCGCGCGCGCGGCTTCACGCAGGACGACGCGCACATCTACTGCACCAAGGACCAGATGAAGGCGGAGCTGACGAGCCTGCTCACCTTCGTGCTGGACCTGCTCAAGGACTACGGGCTCGACGACTTCTACCTCGAGCTGTCCACCAAGAACCCCGAGAAGTTCGTCGGCGACGACGCGGTCTGGGAGGAGGCGACCGAGACGCTGCGGCAGGTCGCCACCGAGTCCGGGCTCGACCTGGTGCCGGACCCGGGCGGTGCGGCGTTCTACGGCCCCAAGATCTCGGTCCAGGCCAAGGACGCGATCGGCCGGACGTGGCAGATGTCGACGATCCAGCTCGACTTCAACCTGCCCGAGCTCTTCGAGCTCGAGTACACCGCGCCCGACGGGTCGCGGCAGCGCCCGGTGATGATCCACCGCGCGCTGTTCGGCTCGATCGAGCGGTTCTTCGCGGTCCTCACGGAGCACTACGCGGGCGCCTTCCCGGCCTGGCTCGCTCCCGTGCAGGTCCTCGCGGTGCCGGTCGCGGAGCCGTTCGAGCCCTACCTGGACGACGTGGTCGCCCAGCTCCGGGCGCAGGGCATCCGTGCCGAGGTCGACCGGTCCGACGACCGGTTCGCCAAGAAGATCCGCAACGCGAGCACGCAGAAGGTGCCCTTCGTGCTGATCGCGGGGGGCGAGGACGCCGACGCCGGCGCCGTGTCCTTCCGGTACCGCGACGGGCGCCAGGACAACGGCGTTCCGGTCGCGGAGGCGGTCGAGCGCATCGTTGCCGCGGTCCGCGAGCACGCGCAGGTCTGACGCGTGTCCGACGAGCACGACGACGCAGCGGGGCAAGTCCTGGACGGTCCGAGCCCGGACGCGCCGAGCCCGGACGCGCCGAGCCTGGACGCACCGAGCCCCGCGGTCGAGGACGCGGCGGCGTTCGCGGGTGCGCCGGACGGGTTCCAGCGGCTGTGGACGCCGCACCGGATGGCCTACATCGGCGGCGAGAACAAGCCCCCGGACCAGGAGGCCGGCCCGGGGTGCCCCTTCTGCCGCATCCCGACGCAGCCGGACGAGGCCGGCCTGGTCGTCGCCCGCGGCGAGGTCGCGTTCGTCGTGCTCAACCTGTACCCCTACAACTCGGGGCACCTGCTGGTCTGCCCCTACCGCCACGTGGCCGACTACACGGACCTGACCGACGACGAGGTGCGCGAGGTCGCCGAGCTCACGCGGACCGCGATGCGCGTGCTGCGCGAGGTGTCCGGTCCGCACGGCTTCAACCTGGGCATGAACCAGGGCGAGGTGGCGGGCGCCGGCATCGCGGCGCACCTGCACCAGCACGTGGTGCCGCGGTGGAGCGGTGACGCGAACTTCCTGCCCGTGGTCGCCCGCAGCCGTGCGCTGCCCGAGCTCCTGTCGCAGACGCGGGCCCGGCTCGCGGCGGCGTGGCCCGGGGGAGCGTCGACGAGCGCGCGACCGGACGGTGCCGAGGGCGCCGGCGGCGAGCCGACCGGGGCGACCGGACCGACGAAGGGATGATCGAGGCGTGCTGAACCGACTCCGCGGGGCGATGACGCGCCTGTTCACCCCGGTGGCCGACGCCCTGCTGCGCCGGGGCGTGTCGCCCGACGCGGTGACCATCACCGGCACGCTCGTCGTGGTGGTCACGGCCCTGTGGGCGTTCCCGACCGGGCACCTGCTCGTCGGCACGCTCGTGATCGCGCTGTTCGCGCTGACGGACTCGCTCGACGGCGTCATGGCGCGTCGGGCGGGCCGCTCCGGCCCCTGGGGCGCGTTCCTCGACTCGACGCTCGACCGGTTCGGCGACGCCGCGATCTTCGGCGGCCTGGTGCTGTGGTTCTTCGGCGACGGGGCAGACCGGCTCGCGGGCTCGCTCGCGCTGGCCTGCCTGATCCTCGGCTCGGTGGTGCCGTATGCGCGGGCCCGCGCCGAGGGGCTCGGCATGACGGCCTCGGGCGGCATCGCCGAGCGGGCCGACCGCCTGCTGCTGGTGCTCACGGCCACCGGCCTCGTCGGGTTCGGCCTGCCCGCGGTCGTCCTCACCGTCGTGCTCGCGCTGCTGGCGGTCGCCTCGGCGATCACGGTGGTGCAGCGGATGGCGATGGTCCGGCGGCAGGCGCTGCCGCCGGAGGGCGCGGCGTGAAGGTCGACACCGCGCGCCTGTACGCGTTCGCCTGGCGGCACGCGGGCCGCCTGCCCGGCTGGCTGGTGCGTGGTGCGGGCAACCTGGGCGCCGACGTGACGTGGGCGCTGCGCCGCGGCGGCGTGGACCGGCTCGAGGCGAACCTGGCCCGCGTGCGGCCGGACCTCGACGTGCGGGGCGTCCGGCGACTGGCGCGCGCCGGCATGCGCTCCTACCTGCGCTACTTCGGCGAGGCGTTCACGTTGTCCTCGGTGGCCCCGGAGCAGATCGACGCGCGCGTGCGCGCCGTCGGGCTGGAGCACGTGACCCGGCTGACGGGCGAGGGGCGCGGGGTGGTCCTGGCGCTCGGCCACCTCGGCAACTGGGACCTCGCGGGGGCGTGGGCCCAGCGCAACGTCGCGCCCGTCACGACCGTGGCGGAGCGGCTCGAGCCGCCCGAGGTGTTCGAGGAGTTCCTGCGGTTCCGGGAGAGCATCGGGCTGAAGATCCTGGCGCTGGGCGACCAGGACGTGTTCCGCCGGCTCGTCCGGGAGGTGCGCGACGGACCCGTCCTCGTGCCGCTGCTCGCGGACCGCGACCTGACCGCCAAGGGCGTCGAGGTGGACCTGTTCGGTCGCCGTGCCCGCGTGGCCGCGGGGCCGGCCGCGCTCGCGCTGACCGCGGACGCGCCGCTGCTCACGACGGTGATCACGTACGAGCGCCTGCGGGGCGCGCGCCGGCGCGCGGCCGGCTCGCCGTGGGGGATCCGGATCGACTTCGTGCCCGTGCCCCCGCTGCCCGACGACGTGCCGCGCGGCGAGCGGGTGGCGGCACTGACCCAGGCCTGGGTCGACCAGCTCGCGGCGGGGATCGCGCAGCGTGCGCAGGACTGGCACATGCTGCAGCGCGTCTTCGTCGAGGACCTCGACCCGGTGCGGTACGCGCAGACGCGCGCACGGGCGGGGGAGACCGACACGCGGGGTGTCTCGTGACGCCGACGACCGACCGTCCGCTGCGCGTCGGGATCGTGTGCCCGTACTCGTTCGACGTGCCCGGCGGCGTGCAGTTCCACGTCCGGGACCTCGCGGAGGAGCTGCTGTCCCGCGGGCACGAGGTCTCGGTCCTGGCGCCGGCCGACGACGAGACGCCGGTCCCGGACTACCTGACGGCCGCCGGCCGCGCGGTCCCGGTGCGCTACAACGGCTCGGTCGCGCGCCTGACGTTCGGTCCGGTGACGGCGGCCCGGACGCGCAAGTGGCTCGCCGCCGGCGCGTTCGACGTCCTGCACCTGCACGAGCCGGTGACGCCGAGCCTGTCGATGCTCGCGCTGTGGATCGCGGACGGCCCGATCGTCGCGACCTTCCACACCTCGACCGTGCGCTCGCGCTCGTTGCAGGTCGCGTTCCCGCTGGTCCGGCAGTCGCTCGAGAAGATCTCCGCACGGATCGCCGTCTCCGAGGACGCCCGCCGCACGCTCGTCGACCACCTGGGCGGGGACGCCGTCGTGATCCCGAACGGCGTGTACGTGGACGCGTTTGAGGCGGCGGAGCCCGACGAGCGGTGGGTCGGCACCGCGCAGGCGCCGACGATCGCGTTCCTCGGCCGGCTCGACGAGACGCGCAAGGGGCTGCCGGTGCTCCTGGGCGCGGTCGGGCAGGTGCTCGACGCGATCCCGGGTGCGCGGTTCCTGGTCGCGGGGCGCGGCGACAGCGGGCAGGAGCAGGCGCGCGAGCTCCTGGGCGAGCGCGCGGGCGCCGTCGAGTTCCTGGGCGGCGTGTCCGACGAGGACAAGGCGCGGCTGCTCGCGTCGGTCGACGTCTACGTCGCGCCGCAGACCGGGGGCGAGAGCTTCGGGATCGTGCTGGTCGAGGCGATGAGCGCGGGCGCCGCCGTGGTCGCGAGCGACCTCGGGGCGTTCTCGCGGGTGCTCGACGACGGCGCGGCCGGCGTCCTGTTCCGGACCGGCGACGCGGGCGACCTGGCGCGCACGCTGCTGCGGGTGCTGCCCGACCCGGCGCTGCGGGGGACCGTCGTCGAGCGCGCGCACGCGGTGGTGCGGCGGTACGACTGGTCCGCCGTCACGGACCAGGTGCTCGCCGTCTACGAGATGGCGGTCGAGGGCGGCAGCGCGCCGGTCGGCGAGGACCCGTCGTCGCTGCGCGGGGCGCGCCTGATGGAGCTGCGGCGGGGCCGGGGGGAGAGCCGATGACGTGGTCGGAGGTCGCGGTCGTCGTCGTGCTCGTCCTCGCGCTCCTGGGCTGGACCGTCTGGGTCGCGGCGTCGCGCCTGGACCGGCTGCACCGCAAGGTCGGGGCGTCGCGCAGCGTCGTGGAGACCCAGCTGGTGCGGCGTGCCACGGTCGCGGCCGAGCTCGCGACGTCCGGCCTGCTCGACCCGGTGAGCTCGGTGCTGATCGGCGAAGCCGCCTGGGGCGCCCTCGCCAGCGAGGACGGGGGCCGCTCGGACGCGCCCGCCGAGCTGGTCGCGCTGCTGCTCGCCGACCCGCGGGACCCCCGCGACCGTGCGCTCTCCTCGCCGACCTCGGGCTCCGTGCCCGAGCAGGTCGAGGAGCGCGGCCGGGTGGAGAGCGAGCTGAGCGGGACCCTGCGCGCGGTGCTCGACGACCCGGACGAGGTCGCCGCGCTGTGCGCGAGCGAGGCGGGTGCCGAGCTCGTCGACGCGCTCAGCTGGGCCTGGTACCGCGTGGAGCTCGCGCGCCGGTTCCACAACGAGGCCGTGATGCAGACGCAGGACGTGCGCCGCGGCCTCCTGGTGCGGGCGCTGCGGCTCGCGGGCCACGCGCCCGAGCCGCGCACGCTCGAGCTCGACGACGCGTGGCCGGACGCCCTGCCCCGGCCGGGCGTGGGCTGAGACGACCCGTCGGGACCCGCGGGCGCACGCACTAGGATGACGAGGTTCGGGCCGCCCGCCGAGCACCCGGGGCGCGCGGCCCTCCCGACCGCACGAACTTCTGCGAGGCTCGACGTGACCAGCGAGAACAGCCAGCCCACCCCGACGAGCGACGCCGCCGGCGTCATCGGCACCGCGCGCGTCAAGCGCGGCATGGCGGAGATGCTGAAGGGCGGCGTCATCATGGACGTCGTCACCGCGGAGCAGGCGAAGATCGCCGAGGACGCCGGTGCCGTGGCCGTCATGGCGCTCGAGCGCGTCCCGGCGGACATCCGGTCCCAGGGCGGCGTCGCCCGCATGAGCGACCCCGACCTGATCGACGGCATCATCGAGGCCGTCTCGATCCCGGTCATGGCCAAGGCGCGCATCGGCCACTTCGTCGAGGCGCAGGTGCTGCAGAGCCTCGGCGTCGACTACGTCGACGAGTCCGAGGTCCTGACCCCGGCCGACTACGCGCACCACATCGACAAGTGGGCGTTCACCGTCCCCTTCGTCTGCGGCGCGACCAACCTGGGTGAGGCGCTGCGCCGCATCACCGAGGGTGCGGCGATGATCCGCTCGAAGGGCGAGGCCGGCACCGGCGACGTCTCGAACGCGACCACGCACATGCGCACGCTGCGGGACGAGATCCGCCGCCTGTCGTCGCTGCCCGAGGACGAGCTCTACCTCGCGGCGAAGGAGCTGCAGGCGCCGTACGAGCTCGTCAAGGAGGTCGCCGTCGCGGGCAAGCTCCCCGTGGTGCTGTTCACCGCGGGCGGCATCGCCACCCCGGCGGACGCGGCCATGATGATGCAGCTCGGTGCGGAGGGCGTCTTCGTCGGCTCCGGCATCTTCAAGTCCGGCAACCCGGCCGAGCGTGCGGCCGCCGTGGTCAAGGCCACGACGTTCTACGACGACCCGGACGTGATCGCCAAGGTCTCGCGCGGTCTCGGTGAGGCCATGGTCGGCATCAACGTCGACGACGTGCCCGTCCCGCACCGTCTGGCCGAGCGGGGCTGGTGAACCCAGACGCCCCGACGGGGGCCGCGGGCGGCGACCAGCCCGCGGCCCTCGTCGTCCCCGGTGGACCGCCGGCGGGAGCCGCCAGCGGCGACGCCGGGGCGCCCGGGCACGCCCTCGGCGCCGAGTGGGTCCGGGGCGCGGACGGGCTCCTGTTCCGCCGCGGCGCCCGAGTGATCCTGCTCGACGAGGACGACCGCGTGCTGCTGATCCGCGGGCACGACGCGGACCAGCCCGAGCGGTCGTGGTGGTTCACGATCGGGGGCGGCATCGACGCGGGGGAGTCGCCGGTCGACGCGGCGATCCGGGAGGTGCGCGAGGAGTCGGGGATCGTCCTGGCCCCGGACGATGTCATGGGGCCCGTGCTCACCCGGTCCGCGGTCTTCGACTTCGCGCGGGAGCACTGCCGGCAGGACGAGGAGATCTTCCTGGCGCGCGTGCCGTCGTCGTCGTTCGTCGCCGAGGACCGGTCGGGCTGGACGCCCCTGGAGCAGGACGTGATCGACGAGCTGCGGTGGTGGGTGCTCGAGGACCTGGCGTCGGTCGAGATCGAGGTCTTCCCCGAGGGGCTCGTCGACCTGGTCCGTGCCCTGCTCCCGGTCTGGGACGGTCAGGTCCGGCACCTGGGGCTCGCCCACGAGTGACCCGCACCGGCGCCGCTACCGGCCGGTAACCTCCGCGTGACGTGGTGCGCGTACCGTCGGTCCATGCCCTCGCCGTCGTCGACGTCCCCGGTCCTGCGCGTGCCGCGCAGCGGCATCCGCGCCCTCATGGAGCTGGCGCTGCAGGACCCGCAGGCGATCCACCTCGAGATCGGCGAGCCGGACGCGCTGGTCCCGCAGCACGTCGTCGAGGCGGTCGCCGACGCGGTCGACCGGGGAGCGACGGGGTACTCCTCGAGCCTGGGGCTCCCCGAGCTGCGGGCGGCCGCCGCGGCGCGCGTGGCCCGACGTTCCGGCGTCCGGGTGGACCCGGCTCGGGTCGTCGTGACCCATGGCGCCATGCACGGCCTGGCGATGGCCATGGCGACGCTCCTCGGTCCCGGCGACGAGGTGCTGCTGCCGGACCCGACGTTCCCCAACTGGGAGATGGCGGCGGTCGCCTGCGGTGCGGTCCCGCGGACCTACCGGACCCGGTGCGAGGAGGGGTTCGTCCCGCTGGTCGCCGACGTCGAGGCCGCCATCACGGACCGCACGCGCGCGCTCGTCGTGTGCAGCCCGAACAACCCGACCGGCGCGGTGTACCCGGCGGAGACGGTCGCGGCGCTCGTCGAGCTCGCGCGCCGCCACGACCTGTGGGTGCTCTCGGACGAGTGCTACGAGTCCGTGACGTTCGGCGTGCCGCACACGAGCCCGGCCCAGCACGACGTGGACGGCCGGGTGCTCGTGTTCCACACGATGTCCAAGACCTACGCGATGACCGGGTGGCGCGTGGGCTACGTCGTCCTGCCGAGCGACGACCTGCTCGAGCCGTTCGGGCACCTCGCCGAGGCGACCGTCGCCTGCCCGGCCACGACGAGCCAGCGCGCGGCCCTCGCCGCGCTCGAGGGTCCCCAGGAGTGGGTGCACGAGTCCGTCGAGTCCTACTGGGACCGCCGCGACGCCGCCGTCGCGCTCCTGGCGGGACGGGGCGTGCGCTTCGTCGAGCCGGACGGTGCGTTCTACCTCATGGTCGACGTCGGCACACCGGACACCGAGGCGTTCGCGCGCTCGCTGCTCGCAGACCGTCACGTCGCGGTCGCGCCCGGCAGCACGTTCGGCGCGGCGGCTCAGGGCATGGTCCGGATCAGCCTCGCCGCACCCCGGGCGCAGCTGGTCGAGGGGCTGGGGCGGCTCGCGGACCACCTGGCCGCCGGATCGGGCGGCGCCGGACGGGCGGCGGCGTCGCGCTGACGCTCGACCTAGGATCGGACGTCGTGACGACTGTCGTGGGTGTGCTGGCTCTGCAGGGCGACGTGCGCGAGCACGTCCACGCGCTCGAGACGGTCGGCGCCCGCGCGGTCACCGTGCGGCGCGTGAGCGAGCTCGACGCGGTGGACGCCCTGGTGATCCCGGGCGGCGAGTCGACGACGATCGACAAGCTCCTGCGCGCCTTCGAGCTGTTCGAGCCCGTGCGCGAGCGGCTGCGGGCCGGCATGCCGGCGTACGGCTCGTGCGCGGGGATGATCCTGCTCGCCGACCGCGTCGAGGGCGGCATCGAAGGGCAGCAGACCCTGGGCGGCGTCGACGTGACGGTGCGGCGCAACGCGTTCGGCCGGCAGGTCGACTCGTTCGAGACGGACCTGACGATCGACGGGATCGACGACGGCCCGCTGCACGCGGTGTTCATCCGCGCGCCCTGGGTCGAGGAGGTCGGTCCCCGGGCGACCGTCGTCGGCCGGGTCGAGGGGGGTCCCGCCGCCGGTAGGATCGTCGCGGTCCGCCAGGGACCGCTGCTCGTCACCTCGTTCCACCCGGAGGTCACGGGCGACACCCGGGTGCACCGCCTGTTCGTCGAAATCGTCCGCCAGAGCCAGGGGTAGTCAGCCGATGTCGGGTCACTCCAAGTGGGCCACCACGAAGCACAAGAAGGCCGTGATCGACGCGAAGCGCGGCAAGCTCTTCGCGAAGCTCATCAAGAACATCGAGGTGGCCGCCCGCACGGGCGGCGGTGACCCCGCGGGCAACCCGACGCTCTTCGACGCGATCCAGAAGGCGAAGAAGTCGTCGGTCCCGAACGACAACATCGACCGCGCGCTCAAGCGCGGCTCCGGCCAGGAGGCCGGCGGCGCCGACTACCAGACGATCATGTACGAGGGCTACGGCCCCGGCGGCGTCGCGGTGCTGGTCGAGTGCCTGACGGACAACCGCAACCGCGCCGCGAGCGACGTCCGCGTCGCGTTCACGCGCAACGGCGGCCAGATGGCCGACCCGGGCTCCGTCTCCTACCTGTTCAGCCGCAAGGGCGTCGTCATCGTCCCCAAGGAGGGCACGGACGAGGACGCGGTCATGGAGGCGGTCCTCGACGCCGGTGGCGAGGAGGTCACCGACCTCGGCGAGCAGTTCGAGGTGCTGAGCGAGGCGACCGACCTGGTCCCCGTGCGCACCGCGCTGCAGGACGCGGGCATCGAGTACGACTCCGCGGACGTCGTGTTCTGGCCGGCCACCCAGATCGAGGTGGACGCCGAGGGCGCACGCAAGATCCTCCGCCTCGTCGACGCGCTCGAGGACTCGGACGACGTGCAGAACGTCTACGCGAACTTCGACGCGTCCGACGAGGTCATGGCGGAGCTCGAGGACGACTGACCGCGCGCCGCCGCGGCGGCGGGTCGGTCCCCGTCCGTCGGGCGCCGGGTGCGACCATGCGTGCATGCGCGTGATGGGAGTCGACCCGGGCCTGACCCGGTGCGGGCTGGGTGTCGTCGACGGCCTGCCCGGTCGGCGAGCGCGCCTGGTCGACGTCGGGGTCGCGACCTCGGCGCCCGGGCTCGACGTGGACCAGCGCCTGCTCGTGATCGAGCGCAGCATCGAGGAGTGGCTCGAGGAGCACGCGCCGGACGCGGTCGCGGTGGAGCGGGTCTTCGCGCAGCACAACCTGCGCACGGTGATGGGCACCGCGCAGGTCGCGGGCCTCGCGATGGTGGCCGCCGCGCGTCGTCGGATCCCGGTCGCGCTGCACACGCCGTCCGAGGTGAAGGCGGCCGTGACGGGCAGCGGGCGCGCGGACAAGGCGCAGGTGCAGACCATGGTCGCGCGGCTGCTCCGGCTGGAGGACCTGCCGCGGCCGGCCGACGCGGCCGACGCCCTGGCGCTCGCGATCTGCCACCTGTGGCGGCCGGCGGGCGCGCTCGGCGCGCCGCAGCGACCGGCCTCGTCGATGACGGCGGCCCAGCGCGCGTGGGCGGCTGCGGAGCAGGCCGCGCGCCGGTGACGGAGCGCGCCGCGCGCCGGTGACGCACCGCGCCGAGGGGTCGCGCGATGGGGCGTGTCTTCGTACGTGTGTTCGCCCGCGTGTGGCAGGCTGGGCCGCGGCAGCGGGGCTGCCCCTGCTGAACCAGCGCTGAGGCCAGAGCTGAGACCAGAGCTGAGACCAGACCTGAGCCCGGTGCCGAGGGCGGCGGCACGGGACCGGACGACGAAGGTGAGGGCGCACGTGATCGCTTCGGTGCGCGGTGCGGTGCTGGCGGTGCGGCTCGACGCCGCGGTGGTCGAGGTCGGCGGGGTCGGCATGCTCGTCCAGGCCACGCCGGCGACGCTGGCCCACC is a genomic window of Cellulomonas fulva containing:
- the pgsA gene encoding phosphatidylinositol phosphate synthase gives rise to the protein MLNRLRGAMTRLFTPVADALLRRGVSPDAVTITGTLVVVVTALWAFPTGHLLVGTLVIALFALTDSLDGVMARRAGRSGPWGAFLDSTLDRFGDAAIFGGLVLWFFGDGADRLAGSLALACLILGSVVPYARARAEGLGMTASGGIAERADRLLLVLTATGLVGFGLPAVVLTVVLALLAVASAITVVQRMAMVRRQALPPEGAA
- a CDS encoding glycosyltransferase family 4 protein, producing MRVGIVCPYSFDVPGGVQFHVRDLAEELLSRGHEVSVLAPADDETPVPDYLTAAGRAVPVRYNGSVARLTFGPVTAARTRKWLAAGAFDVLHLHEPVTPSLSMLALWIADGPIVATFHTSTVRSRSLQVAFPLVRQSLEKISARIAVSEDARRTLVDHLGGDAVVIPNGVYVDAFEAAEPDERWVGTAQAPTIAFLGRLDETRKGLPVLLGAVGQVLDAIPGARFLVAGRGDSGQEQARELLGERAGAVEFLGGVSDEDKARLLASVDVYVAPQTGGESFGIVLVEAMSAGAAVVASDLGAFSRVLDDGAAGVLFRTGDAGDLARTLLRVLPDPALRGTVVERAHAVVRRYDWSAVTDQVLAVYEMAVEGGSAPVGEDPSSLRGARLMELRRGRGESR
- a CDS encoding NUDIX hydrolase; this translates as MVNPDAPTGAAGGDQPAALVVPGGPPAGAASGDAGAPGHALGAEWVRGADGLLFRRGARVILLDEDDRVLLIRGHDADQPERSWWFTIGGGIDAGESPVDAAIREVREESGIVLAPDDVMGPVLTRSAVFDFAREHCRQDEEIFLARVPSSSFVAEDRSGWTPLEQDVIDELRWWVLEDLASVEIEVFPEGLVDLVRALLPVWDGQVRHLGLAHE
- the pdxS gene encoding pyridoxal 5'-phosphate synthase lyase subunit PdxS, with translation MTSENSQPTPTSDAAGVIGTARVKRGMAEMLKGGVIMDVVTAEQAKIAEDAGAVAVMALERVPADIRSQGGVARMSDPDLIDGIIEAVSIPVMAKARIGHFVEAQVLQSLGVDYVDESEVLTPADYAHHIDKWAFTVPFVCGATNLGEALRRITEGAAMIRSKGEAGTGDVSNATTHMRTLRDEIRRLSSLPEDELYLAAKELQAPYELVKEVAVAGKLPVVLFTAGGIATPADAAMMMQLGAEGVFVGSGIFKSGNPAERAAAVVKATTFYDDPDVIAKVSRGLGEAMVGINVDDVPVPHRLAERGW
- the thrS gene encoding threonine--tRNA ligase encodes the protein MREAGEQVTGSIDGSRRTAGATTEEGHHAVPEQIALTVDGTATTVEAGTTGTQLFGDRKDVVVVRVDGELRDLALPLPDGAKVVEPVSVHEPDGLAVLRHSAAHVLAQAVQEVNPSARLGIGPPITDGFYYDFDVETPFTPEDLRALEKVMSRIVREGQTFRRWDVTEAEAREVLADEPYKLELIGLKGDPGAADGADVEVGLGGLSIYQNVRGAGRESETVVWQDLCRGPHVPSTKVLGNGFQLTRSAAAYWRGSEKNPQLQRVYGTAWPTKDELKAYLDRVAEAERRDHRRLGTELDLFSFPDEIGSGLSVFHPKGGIIRMEMEEYSRRRHVEAGYSFVNTPHITKERLYQISGHLDWYADGMYPPMQLDEERDEDGNVKRQGQNYYLKPMNCPMHNLVYRARGRSYRELPLRLFEFGTVYRYEKSGVVHGMTRARGFTQDDAHIYCTKDQMKAELTSLLTFVLDLLKDYGLDDFYLELSTKNPEKFVGDDAVWEEATETLRQVATESGLDLVPDPGGAAFYGPKISVQAKDAIGRTWQMSTIQLDFNLPELFELEYTAPDGSRQRPVMIHRALFGSIERFFAVLTEHYAGAFPAWLAPVQVLAVPVAEPFEPYLDDVVAQLRAQGIRAEVDRSDDRFAKKIRNASTQKVPFVLIAGGEDADAGAVSFRYRDGRQDNGVPVAEAVERIVAAVREHAQV
- a CDS encoding phosphatidylinositol mannoside acyltransferase — protein: MKVDTARLYAFAWRHAGRLPGWLVRGAGNLGADVTWALRRGGVDRLEANLARVRPDLDVRGVRRLARAGMRSYLRYFGEAFTLSSVAPEQIDARVRAVGLEHVTRLTGEGRGVVLALGHLGNWDLAGAWAQRNVAPVTTVAERLEPPEVFEEFLRFRESIGLKILALGDQDVFRRLVREVRDGPVLVPLLADRDLTAKGVEVDLFGRRARVAAGPAALALTADAPLLTTVITYERLRGARRRAAGSPWGIRIDFVPVPPLPDDVPRGERVAALTQAWVDQLAAGIAQRAQDWHMLQRVFVEDLDPVRYAQTRARAGETDTRGVS
- a CDS encoding HIT family protein: MDAPSPAVEDAAAFAGAPDGFQRLWTPHRMAYIGGENKPPDQEAGPGCPFCRIPTQPDEAGLVVARGEVAFVVLNLYPYNSGHLLVCPYRHVADYTDLTDDEVREVAELTRTAMRVLREVSGPHGFNLGMNQGEVAGAGIAAHLHQHVVPRWSGDANFLPVVARSRALPELLSQTRARLAAAWPGGASTSARPDGAEGAGGEPTGATGPTKG
- a CDS encoding SsgA family sporulation/cell division regulator, with amino-acid sequence MTHSSYDVVEVVAMQLIGSDASVIPVSAELSFRTSDPYTVRAVFTGPHTMSTWLIGRELLSMGMHASADAPAGSGDVQVWRDEDPDYALVSLSGVEGSALLAAPSEPVVRFLAATESLVPLGEESDRMETEISAFIAALLTA